DNA sequence from the Phyllopteryx taeniolatus isolate TA_2022b chromosome 14, UOR_Ptae_1.2, whole genome shotgun sequence genome:
TTTACGTGACAATCAGGTTTGTTCCAGAGTCAGCCAGGTGGTTGTTGGAGAGCGGGAGGACAGAAGAGGCTAAAGAGTTGCTTTTGAAGGTGGCAGCTATCAATAAACGCAGATTTTCAGGCACTCTTCTGAAAAAGGTGCGCTTGACCGCCACAATTCGATTATGCAATTATCGTGTACAATCGAGTTCCTTGCATGTGTCGCTTGTTATACGCACATCTTGTTATTTACACCCAAATGCTGGAACAGTGGAGCCATGAACATTTCAATGCATGCATTAGACATTGCCGTGAATTGTACAGTTTTCTAGCACATACCCTGCAGTAAAAATACTTCAATTAAATAGACTTTCAACTGGATCATAGGATTTTGGTCGATGTCACACACTGTAAACAGAGAGTTcgtctatatttaaaaaaaaatcatttttagacCTTTAATTGACGTTCCATATCCCTTCTAAAAACATTCACCAATATACGATGCATGCCATAATGTTGGAAAACGTGTGTAAAAAGAAAGTGTTATGTGGAATGAAACCCACTGTCTGTGTGGATTACAACCCAGAAATATAACGGCAAAATTACATTGGCATAACCTTGGTagctacaaacaaaaataaatctgatatGTTTTTATGTGCCATGCAGATTCCTGTAAAAGAAACTGAGAAAAAGAGCAGCATTTTAATACTTATCCAATCATCTGTGCTTCGGAAGTATTTCTTGGCCATATTATTTACATGGTAAGTTCAATTACACAATCGATGTCAGTAACACTTAAGACCATTTGTGTGCCATTTTGCCCGTTCGCCATCTTATTCTTGttgttttctccaggttctcaTTGAACGTTGCATTATACTGCATTTCATTCAACGTGGGGAATTTTGGCTCGGACATATTCCTGACACGGTTCATATTTGGACTGACTGAAATACCGGCTCATCTGCTGTGCATCTGGCAGTTGGAAGCACTGGGGAGAAGAATATCTTTCATCTCAACACTTCTAATTGGGGGTGCCGTGTGTATGTTGATGCTCGCATTTAAACAAGGTAGTGCAGAAGTGACTTcttagaacaaaaacaacaacaacagtttaAGCCTAAACCCAATACTATATATctttataatatttattttcatcctaattaaaaacaacacattttccaaTGGGATCACAAatcacaccctgaaccggttgccagccaatcgcagcgcaccgtgctgccctcttttcatttcattttcatgtattaatttgtatacatttgaattgtatttatttctgaatATTGTTGCAGCCTGTGTCTTCACAATGATCCGATCTTGATTTCTCATTCTGTTCAGGGAAATCCTGTTGCTTTTACGGCACTGGCCACCTCTGGACGTTTTGTAATAAACTGGGCTTCCACCATATGTAACGTTTATGTTCAAGAGTTATTCCCAACATCTTGTCGATAAGACAATCCcgatcctatttttttttacctcagttATGTTGTACTGTCATACCGGATACCACACCAAAAGAGAACATGTAAATTGAGTATATTAAGCGAGTAAAATATCTTTAGTTTAGATTTGGTTCTTGACTACAGCTACGACCTTGACAGGACATTGGCGAGACTGAGCTCCGTGTGCACTTTTTCTTGTTTCAGACAAACAGCCTCCGGTTTGGGGTCCATTGCAAGTCGGGCAGGCGGTCTTATCGCGCCGGTGGTCAACATGTTGGCTATGTACCACTGGTCCATACCCATCATAAGCTTCAGTGGCCTCACACTGGTCAGTGGTGGTCTCTGTTTCCTTCTTCCCGAGACACGGGGAATCGAGCTGCCAGATTCAATTGATGAGGCTGAAAGCATCAGGTAAacattttggggagaaaaatgtTCACTAGATAGACATCGATAGACGTTGTGTCTGTTCTAAATCTTCTGACAACAAACTTATTCTTTGTTCGTAGTCACAGGGTTTGAATGGAAACCGCAACGATGACGTACTACCGCTATTAATGGTTGTTACATTCCCATTTCTTGCAGGAACAAGAAGACAACCAACAAAGAGAATAACTCAAATATTATACAAATGAAATCTAGTAAACTGTAATCTATATCCTGATTGTTGAAACAGATTACCACTAGCAGTTTTcagaatatatgtatgtacagtatgtatgtgcaaccccaattccaatgaagttgggacgttaacagaatacaatgatttgcaaatcatgttcaacctatatttacttacactacaaagacaagatatttaatgttcaaactgatcaactttattgttttaagcaaataatcatgaacttagaattttatggctgcaacacgttccaaaaaaagctggcacagttggcaaaaaagacggagaaagttgaggaatgctcatcaaacacctgtttggaacatcccacaggtgaacaggctcattgggaacaggtgggttccATGATC
Encoded proteins:
- the LOC133489226 gene encoding solute carrier family 22 member 13-like — protein: MLGMLGYGSRTAQTWPHLEIASRSSSFAHSASPNISLGFEFACVFFIQSDPERHCNTDWILEADANLTSDEQLNLTVPRERDGSFSRCRMFVPVDWDIGTIRGGGGLNETTACQNGWIYSSSLYTATIVTDVTTEWIGASKRSWGACATQICGAVGQATLAGLIYVVREWRVAQLITAALLLAIVIYIWFVPESARWLLESGRTEEAKELLLKVAAINKRRFSGTLLKKIPVKETEKKSSILILIQSSVLRKYFLAILFTWFSLNVALYCISFNVGNFGSDIFLTRFIFGLTEIPAHLLCIWQLEALGRRISFISTLLIGGAVCMLMLAFKQGSAEGNPVAFTALATSGRFVINWASTICNVYVQELFPTSFRQTASGLGSIASRAGGLIAPVVNMLAMYHWSIPIISFSGLTLVSGGLCFLLPETRGIELPDSIDEAESIRNKKTTNKENNSNIIQMKSSKL